The following are encoded together in the Streptomyces rapamycinicus NRRL 5491 genome:
- a CDS encoding COX15/CtaA family protein codes for MPNSLNPFELIARRWQPSARFVERAALATVVMAVVIVVTGGAVRLTQSGLGCDTWPKCTPSSLTPTADMGINGVIEFTNRMLTYVLCVFVGVLIIAARARTPVRRSLTRLGWAQFWIVMGNAVVGGIVVLTGLNPYIVSSHFLLSSALLTVAMVVWQRAREGDGEPRDLIARPARQLTWLLVGATLALILIGTVVTGAGPHAGDAREVHRIPLNWQEITQLHVDFVYIVLGLTVALWFTLRAVKAPAAQRRTVLELLVVLLAQGVIGYVQYFTHLPEVVVGIHMLGSCLVWIAALRVLLAQRERAALPAAVPAPTGDHETVQPEPAASSR; via the coding sequence GTGCCGAATTCGCTGAATCCCTTCGAGCTGATCGCCCGGCGCTGGCAGCCCTCCGCGCGGTTCGTGGAGCGGGCCGCGCTGGCCACCGTGGTGATGGCCGTGGTCATCGTGGTGACCGGGGGCGCGGTCCGGCTCACCCAGTCCGGCCTGGGCTGTGACACCTGGCCCAAGTGCACCCCGTCCAGCCTGACGCCCACCGCCGACATGGGCATCAACGGTGTCATCGAGTTCACCAACCGCATGCTGACGTACGTCCTGTGCGTCTTCGTCGGTGTGCTGATCATCGCCGCGCGGGCCCGCACGCCGGTGCGCCGCTCCCTCACCCGGCTGGGCTGGGCCCAGTTCTGGATCGTGATGGGCAACGCCGTCGTCGGCGGCATCGTGGTCCTCACCGGGCTCAACCCGTACATCGTCAGCTCGCACTTCCTACTGTCCTCCGCGCTCCTCACGGTCGCGATGGTGGTCTGGCAGCGGGCTCGCGAGGGTGACGGCGAGCCGCGCGACCTCATCGCCCGCCCGGCGCGCCAGCTGACCTGGCTGCTGGTGGGCGCGACCCTGGCGCTGATCCTGATCGGCACGGTGGTCACCGGCGCGGGCCCGCACGCCGGTGACGCCCGTGAGGTGCACCGCATCCCGCTGAACTGGCAGGAGATCACCCAGCTGCATGTGGACTTCGTCTACATCGTGCTGGGCCTCACCGTCGCCCTGTGGTTCACGCTGCGGGCCGTGAAGGCCCCCGCCGCCCAGCGCCGTACGGTCCTGGAGCTCCTCGTCGTGCTGCTCGCGCAGGGCGTGATCGGGTACGTGCAGTACTTCACCCATCTGCCCGAGGTCGTCGTCGGCATCCACATGCTCGGCTCCTGCCTGGTGTGGATCGCGGCGCTGCGGGTGCTGCTCGCCCAGCGCGAGCGCGCCGCGCTCCCGGCGGCCGTGCCCGCCCCCACCGGCGACCACGAGACCGTTCAGCCCGAACCGGCCGCGTCCAGCCGGTAG
- a CDS encoding ABC transporter permease → MTATGTFLPKPGAAPLPRMIRAQAALETRMLLRNGEQLLLTVVIPSLVLVLFSTVDIVDTGSDGSTVDFLAPGVLALAVLSTAFTGQAIATGFERRYGVLKRLAVSPLPRWGLMAAKTCAVLVTEVMQIVLLTAIALALGWSPHGDPLSVALLLILGTAAFSGLGLLMAGTLKAEATLAAANLVFLLLLVSGGVIVSLDKFPGAVRSALELLPISALSGGLRDVLQDGAGMPWRDLGILAVWAVLGLGTAARFFRWE, encoded by the coding sequence GTGACCGCCACGGGCACTTTTCTCCCCAAGCCGGGGGCGGCCCCGCTGCCGCGGATGATCCGGGCGCAGGCCGCCCTGGAGACCCGGATGCTGCTGCGCAACGGCGAACAGCTGCTGCTGACCGTCGTCATCCCGTCCCTGGTGCTGGTGCTCTTCAGCACCGTCGACATCGTCGACACCGGCTCGGACGGCAGCACGGTGGACTTCCTGGCGCCCGGCGTGCTGGCGCTCGCCGTGCTGTCCACGGCGTTCACCGGACAGGCCATCGCCACCGGCTTCGAGCGGCGCTACGGCGTGCTCAAGCGGCTCGCCGTCTCACCGCTGCCGCGGTGGGGGCTGATGGCCGCCAAGACCTGCGCCGTGCTGGTCACCGAGGTGATGCAGATCGTGCTGCTGACCGCGATCGCGCTGGCGCTCGGCTGGTCGCCGCACGGCGACCCGCTCTCCGTGGCGCTGCTGCTGATCCTCGGCACCGCGGCGTTCTCCGGCCTCGGGCTGCTGATGGCGGGCACGCTGAAGGCCGAGGCGACGCTGGCCGCCGCCAATCTGGTCTTCCTGCTGCTGCTCGTGTCCGGGGGCGTCATCGTGTCGCTGGACAAGTTCCCGGGCGCCGTGCGGAGCGCGCTGGAGCTGCTGCCGATCTCGGCGCTCTCGGGCGGGCTGCGGGACGTCCTCCAGGACGGGGCCGGGATGCCGTGGCGGGATCTGGGAATCCTGGCGGTCTGGGCGGTGCTGGGGCTGGGCACGGCGGCCCGCTTCTTCCGCTGGGAGTAG
- a CDS encoding ABC transporter ATP-binding protein: MREEPAVDIVGLVKRYGPKTAVDGLDLSVGRGTVTAVLGPNGAGKTTTVETCEGYRRPDAGTVRIFGLDPVSDAPALRPRVGVMLQSGGVYSGARAEEMLRHTASLHAHPVEVNLLIERLGLGSCGRTTYRRLSGGQQQRLALAMAVVGRPELVFLDEPTAGLDPQARRATWDLIRDLRDDGVTVMLTTHYMDEAEQLADDVAIIDGGKVIARGTPEELCRGGAENTLRFIGRPALDLASLLKALPADSTAAELTSGSYRVTGKVNPQMLATVTSWCAQNGVMPDRISVERHTLEDVFLELTGKELRA, translated from the coding sequence ATGCGAGAAGAGCCCGCGGTCGACATCGTCGGCCTGGTCAAGCGGTACGGCCCGAAGACCGCGGTCGACGGGCTCGATCTGTCCGTCGGCCGGGGCACCGTGACCGCCGTTCTGGGCCCCAACGGAGCCGGTAAGACCACCACCGTCGAGACCTGCGAGGGGTACCGCCGCCCCGACGCCGGGACGGTCCGGATATTCGGGCTCGACCCGGTCTCGGACGCCCCGGCGCTGCGCCCCCGGGTCGGGGTGATGCTCCAGTCCGGAGGCGTTTACTCCGGCGCGCGCGCAGAGGAGATGCTGCGCCACACCGCCTCCCTCCACGCGCATCCGGTGGAGGTGAATCTGCTGATCGAGCGGCTCGGTCTCGGCTCCTGCGGCCGGACCACCTACCGGCGGCTCTCCGGGGGCCAGCAGCAGCGGCTCGCGCTCGCCATGGCCGTCGTCGGCCGCCCCGAGCTGGTCTTCCTCGACGAGCCGACCGCCGGGCTCGACCCGCAGGCCCGCCGCGCCACCTGGGACCTCATCCGCGATCTGCGGGACGACGGGGTCACCGTGATGCTGACGACCCACTACATGGACGAGGCCGAGCAGCTCGCCGACGACGTGGCGATCATCGACGGCGGCAAGGTGATCGCCCGGGGCACCCCGGAGGAGCTGTGCCGGGGCGGCGCCGAGAACACCCTGCGCTTCATCGGCCGCCCCGCGCTCGACCTGGCCTCGCTGCTCAAGGCGCTGCCCGCCGACTCCACGGCCGCCGAGCTGACGTCCGGCTCGTACCGCGTCACCGGCAAGGTCAACCCCCAGATGCTGGCCACCGTCACCTCCTGGTGCGCGCAGAACGGGGTGATGCCGGACCGGATCTCGGTCGAGCGGCACACCCTCGAGGACGTCTTCCTGGAGCTCACCGGTAAGGAGCTGCGAGCGTGA
- a CDS encoding helix-turn-helix transcriptional regulator gives MPASAPEEQHGTRNRVARSILDHGPSTAAELALRLELTQAAVRRHLDTLVADGVVEPREKRVYGARGRGRPAKVFALTDCGRDAFDQAYDKLAVDALRWIEQSAGGGEAGRAAVAAFARARLAAQAEEYRGAVEAAAPGGRTEALAGALSADGYAATARSAPVGEQLCQHHCPVAHAAERYPQLCEAETEVFSQLLGTHVQRLATIAHGDGVCTTFVPKTGKVEKADTSTTKTTTASASTAGRNPA, from the coding sequence ATGCCCGCGTCCGCGCCGGAAGAGCAGCACGGCACCCGCAACCGGGTGGCGCGCTCCATCCTCGACCACGGCCCCTCCACCGCGGCGGAGCTCGCCCTGCGGCTGGAGCTGACCCAGGCGGCCGTCCGCCGCCACCTGGACACCCTCGTTGCCGACGGCGTCGTCGAGCCCCGGGAGAAGAGGGTGTACGGGGCGCGGGGGCGCGGCCGCCCGGCCAAGGTCTTCGCGCTCACCGACTGCGGTCGCGACGCCTTCGACCAGGCCTACGACAAGCTCGCCGTCGACGCTCTCCGCTGGATCGAGCAGAGCGCCGGAGGCGGTGAGGCGGGGCGTGCCGCGGTCGCGGCGTTCGCCCGCGCCAGGCTCGCCGCCCAGGCGGAGGAGTACCGCGGCGCCGTCGAGGCCGCCGCCCCCGGCGGCCGCACCGAAGCGCTCGCCGGAGCACTCTCCGCGGACGGGTACGCTGCTACGGCGCGCAGCGCGCCGGTCGGCGAACAGCTCTGCCAGCACCACTGCCCGGTCGCCCACGCAGCCGAGCGATATCCGCAGCTGTGTGAGGCGGAGACCGAGGTCTTCTCCCAGCTGCTCGGAACCCATGTGCAGCGTCTGGCCACCATCGCCCACGGCGACGGGGTGTGCACGACGTTCGTTCCGAAGACCGGCAAGGTCGAGAAGGCCGACACCAGCACCACCAAGACCACCACCGCATCTGCCAGCACGGCCGGGAGGAACCCCGCATGA
- the sufB gene encoding Fe-S cluster assembly protein SufB has translation MTLPTETAHPELEGLGNYEYGWADSDVAGASAKRGLSEEVVRDISGKKSEPEWMLKLRLKGLKLFGKKPMPTWGSDLSGIDFDNIKYFVRSTEQQAASWEDLPEDIKNTYDKLGIPEAEKQRLVAGVAAQYESEVVYHQIREDLEEQGVIFLDTDTALKEHPELFKEYFGTVIPAGDNKFASLNTAVWSGGSFIYVPKGVHVEIPLQAYFRINTENMGQFERTLIIVDEDAYVHYVEGCTAPIYKSDSLHSAVVEIIVKKGARCRYTTIQNWSNNVYNLVTKRAVAYEGATMEWVDGNIGSKVTMKYPAVYLMGEHAKGETLSIAFAGEGQHQDAGAKMVHMAPRTSSNIVSKSVARGGGRTSYRGLIEIGEGAEGSKSNVLCDALLVDTISRSDTYPYVDVREDDVSMGHEATVSKVSDDQLFYLMSRGLSEDEAMAMIVRGFVEPIARELPMEYALELNRLIELQMEGAVG, from the coding sequence ATGACTCTCCCCACGGAGACCGCTCACCCCGAGCTTGAGGGCCTGGGCAACTACGAGTACGGCTGGGCCGACTCCGACGTGGCCGGCGCCTCGGCCAAGCGCGGCCTCTCCGAGGAGGTCGTACGCGACATCTCGGGGAAGAAGTCCGAGCCGGAGTGGATGCTCAAGCTCCGCCTCAAGGGCCTGAAGCTCTTCGGCAAGAAGCCCATGCCCACCTGGGGCTCGGACCTGTCGGGTATCGACTTCGACAACATCAAGTACTTCGTCCGCTCCACCGAGCAGCAGGCCGCCTCCTGGGAGGACCTGCCCGAGGACATCAAGAACACGTACGACAAGCTGGGCATCCCGGAGGCCGAGAAGCAGCGCCTCGTCGCGGGTGTCGCGGCCCAGTACGAGTCCGAGGTCGTCTACCACCAGATCCGTGAGGACCTGGAGGAGCAGGGCGTCATCTTCCTGGACACCGACACCGCGCTCAAGGAGCACCCGGAGCTCTTCAAGGAGTACTTCGGCACCGTGATCCCGGCGGGCGACAACAAGTTCGCCTCGCTGAACACGGCGGTCTGGTCCGGCGGCTCGTTCATCTACGTGCCGAAGGGCGTGCACGTGGAGATCCCGCTGCAGGCGTACTTCCGCATCAACACCGAGAACATGGGCCAGTTCGAGCGGACGCTGATCATCGTCGACGAGGACGCCTACGTCCACTACGTCGAGGGCTGCACCGCGCCGATCTACAAGTCGGACTCGCTGCACTCCGCGGTCGTCGAGATCATCGTCAAGAAGGGCGCCCGCTGCCGCTACACGACCATCCAGAACTGGTCGAACAACGTCTACAACCTGGTCACCAAGCGCGCCGTGGCCTACGAGGGCGCGACCATGGAGTGGGTCGACGGCAACATCGGCTCCAAGGTGACCATGAAGTACCCCGCCGTCTACCTGATGGGTGAGCACGCCAAGGGCGAGACCCTGTCCATCGCCTTCGCGGGCGAGGGCCAGCACCAGGACGCCGGCGCCAAGATGGTCCACATGGCCCCCCGCACCTCGTCGAACATCGTCTCCAAGTCGGTGGCGCGCGGCGGTGGCCGCACCTCCTACCGCGGTCTGATCGAGATCGGCGAGGGCGCCGAGGGCTCCAAGTCCAATGTGCTGTGCGACGCCCTGCTCGTCGACACGATCTCCCGCTCGGACACCTACCCGTATGTGGACGTCCGCGAGGACGACGTGTCCATGGGCCATGAGGCGACCGTCTCCAAGGTCAGCGACGACCAGCTCTTCTACCTGATGAGCCGCGGACTGTCCGAGGACGAGGCCATGGCGATGATCGTGCGCGGCTTCGTCGAGCCGATCGCGCGCGAGCTGCCCATGGAGTACGCGCTGGAGCTCAACCGGCTGATCGAGCTGCAGATGGAGGGCGCGGTCGGCTGA
- the sufD gene encoding Fe-S cluster assembly protein SufD codes for MAETIPAGSTTDGVIQVGQPTDARVSAPASYDVADFPVPHGREEDWRFTPLERLRGLHDGTAVADGGVKVEVTAPAGVTVETVGRDDARLGKAGKPVDRVAAQAYSSFEKASVVSVPKETVLTEPVRIAVHGEGGTAFGHQVIEIGAFAEAVVVIDHTGDATVAANVEYLIGDGAKLTVVSVQDWDDTAVHAGQHTALVGRDATFKSVVVTFGGDLVRLHPRVVYGAPGGEAELYGLYFTDNGQHQEHRLFIDHDTPHCRSNVAYKGALQGAEAHAVWIGDVLIRAAAEGTDTYELNRNLVLTDGARVDSVPNLEIETGEIVGAGHASATGRFEDEQLFYLMARGIPADEARRLVVRGFFAELVQQIGLPELEERLIAKIEAELEASVG; via the coding sequence ATGGCTGAAACCATCCCGGCCGGATCCACCACGGACGGCGTCATCCAGGTGGGCCAGCCCACCGATGCCCGGGTGAGCGCGCCCGCGTCGTACGACGTGGCCGACTTCCCGGTGCCCCACGGCCGCGAGGAGGACTGGCGGTTCACCCCCCTGGAGCGGCTGCGCGGTCTCCACGACGGCACGGCCGTCGCCGACGGCGGCGTCAAGGTCGAGGTGACCGCCCCCGCGGGCGTCACGGTCGAGACCGTGGGCCGTGACGACGCGCGCCTGGGGAAGGCCGGCAAGCCGGTGGACCGGGTGGCGGCGCAGGCGTACAGCTCCTTCGAGAAGGCATCGGTCGTCTCGGTGCCCAAGGAGACGGTGCTCACCGAGCCGGTGCGGATCGCCGTGCACGGCGAGGGCGGCACCGCCTTCGGCCACCAGGTGATCGAGATCGGCGCCTTCGCCGAGGCGGTCGTGGTCATCGACCACACCGGTGACGCCACGGTCGCCGCCAATGTGGAGTACCTGATCGGCGACGGCGCCAAGCTCACCGTGGTCTCGGTCCAGGACTGGGACGACACCGCGGTCCACGCCGGTCAGCACACCGCGCTGGTCGGCCGGGACGCCACCTTCAAGTCCGTGGTCGTCACCTTCGGCGGCGACCTGGTGCGGCTCCACCCGCGGGTCGTCTACGGCGCCCCGGGCGGTGAGGCCGAGCTCTACGGCCTGTACTTCACCGACAACGGCCAGCACCAGGAGCACCGGCTCTTCATCGACCACGACACCCCGCACTGCCGCAGCAACGTGGCCTACAAGGGCGCGCTGCAGGGCGCGGAGGCGCACGCGGTGTGGATCGGCGATGTGCTGATCCGGGCCGCCGCGGAGGGCACCGACACCTACGAGCTCAACCGCAACCTGGTCCTCACCGACGGCGCCCGCGTCGACTCGGTGCCGAACCTGGAGATCGAGACCGGTGAGATCGTCGGCGCCGGTCACGCGAGCGCGACCGGTCGCTTCGAGGACGAGCAGCTGTTCTACCTGATGGCGCGCGGCATCCCGGCCGACGAGGCCCGTCGGCTGGTGGTCCGCGGCTTCTTCGCCGAGCTCGTCCAGCAGATCGGGCTCCCCGAGCTGGAGGAGCGGCTGATCGCCAAGATCGAGGCCGAGCTGGAGGCGTCCGTAGGATGA
- a CDS encoding bifunctional 3-phenylpropionate/cinnamic acid dioxygenase ferredoxin subunit — protein MTPTFVRVCALDELEEDTPKRVELEGVPVALVRTEGEVFAVNDICSHANVSLSEGEVEDCQIECWLHGSSFDLRTGKPSGLPATRPIPVYPVKIEGDDVLVSVTQES, from the coding sequence ATGACCCCGACCTTCGTACGCGTCTGCGCGCTGGACGAACTCGAGGAAGACACCCCCAAGCGGGTCGAGCTCGAGGGCGTGCCGGTCGCTCTGGTGCGCACCGAGGGCGAGGTGTTCGCGGTCAACGACATCTGCTCGCACGCGAACGTCTCGCTGTCCGAGGGCGAGGTGGAGGACTGCCAGATCGAGTGCTGGCTGCACGGCTCCAGCTTCGACCTGCGCACCGGAAAGCCGTCCGGCCTCCCCGCGACGCGCCCGATCCCCGTGTACCCCGTAAAGATCGAAGGGGACGATGTGCTCGTCTCCGTCACCCAGGAGTCCTGA
- the sufC gene encoding Fe-S cluster assembly ATPase SufC gives MATLEINDLHVSVDAEGGPREILRGVDLTVKQGETHAIMGPNGSGKSTLAYSLAGHPKYTVTGGTVTLDGEDVLAMSVDERARAGVFLAMQYPVEVPGVSVSNFLRTSATAIRGEAPKLRTWVKEVKEAMERLHIDPSFAERNVNEGFSGGEKKRHEILQLELLKPAIAILDETDSGLDVDALRVVSEGVNRVREAGQVGTLLITHYTRILRYIKPDHVHVFAAGRIAESGGPELADKLEEEGYEEYVKGGASE, from the coding sequence ATGGCCACGCTTGAGATCAACGACCTGCACGTTTCCGTCGACGCCGAGGGCGGCCCCCGCGAGATCCTGCGCGGTGTCGACCTGACCGTGAAGCAGGGCGAGACGCACGCCATCATGGGCCCCAACGGCTCCGGCAAGTCCACCCTGGCCTACTCGCTCGCCGGTCACCCGAAGTACACGGTCACCGGCGGCACCGTGACGCTGGACGGCGAGGACGTGCTCGCGATGTCCGTCGACGAGCGCGCCCGCGCCGGTGTCTTCCTCGCCATGCAGTACCCGGTCGAGGTCCCCGGCGTCTCGGTCTCCAACTTCCTGCGTACCTCCGCGACCGCGATCCGCGGCGAGGCGCCCAAGCTGCGCACCTGGGTGAAGGAGGTCAAGGAGGCCATGGAGCGCCTCCACATCGACCCCTCCTTCGCCGAGCGGAATGTGAACGAGGGCTTCTCCGGCGGTGAGAAGAAGCGCCACGAGATCCTCCAGCTGGAGCTGCTGAAGCCGGCCATCGCGATCCTCGACGAGACCGACTCCGGCCTCGACGTGGACGCGCTGCGGGTGGTCTCCGAGGGCGTCAACCGGGTCCGCGAGGCCGGCCAGGTGGGCACCCTGCTGATCACCCACTACACCCGCATCCTGCGGTACATCAAGCCCGACCACGTCCACGTCTTCGCGGCGGGCCGGATCGCCGAGTCCGGCGGTCCCGAGCTCGCCGACAAGCTGGAAGAAGAGGGCTACGAGGAGTACGTGAAGGGAGGCGCGTCCGAGTGA
- a CDS encoding cysteine desulfurase translates to MTQLPGLLDTEAIRKDFPILDRVVHDGQRLVYLDNAATSQKPRQVLDVLNDYYERSNANVHRGVHVLAEEATALYEGARDKVAAFINAPSRDEVIFTKNASESLNLVANMLGWADEPYRVDQDTEIVITEMEHHSNIVPWQLLSQRTGAKLKWFGLTEDGRLDLSEIEQIITEKTKVVSFVLVSNILGTVNPVEAIVRRAQDVGALVVIDASQAAPHMLLDVQALQADFVAFTGHKMCGPTGIGVLWGRQELLEDLPPFLGGGEMIETVSMHSSTYAPAPHKFEAGTPPIAQAVGLGAAVDYLTSIGMDNIARHEHALTHYAVGRLLEVPDLRIIGPTTAEERGATISFTLGDIHPHDVGQVLDEQGIAVRVGHHCARPVCLRYGIPATTRASFYLYSTPAEVDALVEGLEHVRNFFG, encoded by the coding sequence GTGACACAGTTGCCGGGCCTCCTCGACACCGAGGCGATCCGTAAGGACTTCCCGATCCTGGACCGGGTCGTCCACGACGGCCAGCGGCTCGTCTACCTGGACAACGCGGCGACCTCGCAGAAGCCGCGCCAGGTGCTGGACGTGCTGAACGACTACTACGAGCGCTCCAACGCCAATGTGCACCGGGGCGTCCATGTGCTCGCGGAGGAGGCCACGGCGCTGTACGAGGGCGCCCGCGACAAGGTCGCCGCCTTCATCAACGCTCCCAGCCGCGACGAGGTGATCTTCACCAAGAACGCGTCGGAGTCCCTCAACCTGGTCGCCAACATGCTCGGCTGGGCCGATGAGCCCTACCGGGTGGACCAGGACACCGAGATCGTCATCACCGAGATGGAGCACCACTCCAACATCGTTCCGTGGCAGCTGCTCTCGCAGCGCACCGGCGCGAAGCTGAAGTGGTTCGGCCTCACCGAGGACGGCCGCCTCGACCTGTCGGAGATAGAGCAGATCATCACCGAGAAGACCAAGGTCGTCTCGTTCGTGCTGGTCTCCAACATCCTCGGTACGGTCAACCCGGTCGAGGCGATCGTCCGCCGCGCCCAGGACGTCGGCGCCCTCGTGGTGATCGACGCCTCCCAGGCCGCCCCGCACATGCTGCTGGACGTGCAGGCGCTCCAGGCCGACTTCGTGGCCTTCACCGGCCACAAGATGTGCGGTCCGACCGGTATCGGGGTGCTGTGGGGCCGCCAGGAGCTGCTGGAGGACCTGCCTCCGTTCCTCGGCGGCGGCGAGATGATCGAGACCGTCTCCATGCACTCGTCCACCTACGCCCCGGCGCCGCACAAGTTCGAGGCCGGTACGCCCCCGATCGCCCAGGCCGTCGGCCTCGGCGCGGCCGTGGACTACCTCACCTCGATCGGCATGGACAACATCGCCCGCCATGAGCACGCCCTCACGCACTACGCGGTCGGCAGGCTCCTGGAGGTCCCGGACCTGCGCATCATCGGCCCCACCACGGCCGAGGAGCGCGGTGCCACGATCTCCTTCACGCTCGGCGACATCCACCCCCACGATGTGGGCCAGGTGCTGGACGAGCAGGGGATCGCGGTCCGGGTGGGCCACCACTGCGCCCGCCCCGTATGCCTGCGCTACGGAATTCCGGCGACCACCCGAGCGTCGTTCTATCTGTACTCCACGCCGGCCGAGGTCGACGCCTTGGTGGAGGGCCTGGAGCACGTACGGAACTTCTTCGGGTAG
- the sufU gene encoding Fe-S cluster assembly sulfur transfer protein SufU, protein MKLDSMYQDVILDHYKNPHGRGLRNGDAEVHHVNPTCGDEITLRVRLDGDTIKDVSYEGQGCSISQASASVLNELLVGKELAEARRIQETFLELMQSKGKAEPDDAMEEVLEDAIAFAGVSKYPARVKCALLSWMAWKDATAQALGETAGGKTA, encoded by the coding sequence GTGAAGCTGGATTCGATGTACCAGGACGTCATCCTGGACCACTACAAGAACCCCCACGGCCGGGGGCTGAGGAACGGCGACGCAGAGGTACACCATGTCAATCCCACCTGCGGTGACGAGATCACGCTCCGGGTGCGGCTTGACGGCGACACCATCAAGGACGTGAGCTACGAGGGCCAGGGCTGTTCCATCAGCCAGGCCAGCGCCTCGGTGCTCAACGAGCTGCTGGTGGGCAAGGAGCTGGCCGAGGCCCGCAGAATCCAGGAGACCTTCCTGGAGCTGATGCAGTCCAAGGGCAAGGCCGAGCCGGACGACGCCATGGAGGAGGTGCTGGAGGACGCGATCGCGTTCGCCGGTGTCTCCAAGTACCCGGCCCGGGTGAAATGCGCCCTGCTGAGCTGGATGGCCTGGAAGGACGCCACGGCGCAGGCACTGGGCGAGACCGCCGGAGGGAAGACCGCATGA
- a CDS encoding metal-sulfur cluster assembly factor, whose amino-acid sequence MTENATTTKPASEEEVREALYDVVDPELGIDVVNLGLVYGIHVDDGNIATIDMTLTSAACPLTDVIEDQAKSATDGIVNELRINWVWMPPWGPDKITDDGREQLRALGFNV is encoded by the coding sequence ATGACTGAGAACGCCACCACCACCAAGCCCGCCAGCGAGGAAGAGGTCCGCGAGGCCCTGTACGACGTCGTGGACCCCGAGCTGGGCATCGACGTGGTCAACCTCGGTCTGGTCTACGGCATCCATGTCGACGACGGCAATATCGCCACCATCGACATGACGCTCACCTCGGCGGCCTGTCCGCTGACCGATGTCATCGAGGACCAGGCCAAGTCCGCGACCGACGGCATCGTGAACGAGCTGCGGATCAACTGGGTCTGGATGCCGCCGTGGGGCCCGGACAAGATCACCGACGATGGGCGTGAGCAGCTGCGGGCGCTCGGCTTCAACGTCTGA
- a CDS encoding DMT family transporter produces the protein MAYVTLSGAILAEILATTSMKYSEGFSRLWPSLATGAGYLLSFVLLAHTLKSLSVSTAYAIWSGAGTAVIAAIGMLFLGEAMTAAKVLGVLLVIAGVVVLNLNGAH, from the coding sequence ATGGCATATGTGACGCTCTCCGGGGCAATCCTGGCCGAGATCCTGGCGACCACCTCGATGAAGTACAGCGAAGGCTTCAGCAGGCTCTGGCCCTCGCTGGCCACCGGCGCGGGCTATCTGCTCTCCTTCGTGCTGCTCGCGCACACGCTCAAGTCCCTCTCCGTCAGCACCGCCTACGCCATATGGTCCGGGGCCGGGACCGCCGTCATCGCCGCGATCGGCATGCTCTTCCTGGGGGAGGCGATGACCGCCGCCAAGGTGCTGGGCGTACTGCTGGTCATCGCCGGTGTGGTGGTGCTCAATCTGAACGGCGCCCACTGA
- a CDS encoding TetR/AcrR family transcriptional regulator — translation MGRRYDPERRQRIIDAAAAVVRERGIAGLGHRAVAAAADVPLGSTTYHFATLDDLLIAALRQINAEWLAEVEHWVEGVDPAAPPADELARWLGEQLTDDRARMELEYELYFAALRHEGLRPLAAECLDEMARMLTRLVPDAATARAVVALIDGLTLQVLLADRPYDREDTRAALARIMGGDGDDGPPAG, via the coding sequence ATGGGCCGCCGCTACGACCCCGAGCGGCGGCAGCGGATCATCGACGCCGCGGCCGCCGTGGTCCGCGAGCGCGGCATCGCGGGGCTCGGCCACCGGGCCGTGGCCGCCGCGGCCGATGTGCCGCTGGGCTCGACGACCTACCACTTCGCGACCCTCGACGACCTGCTGATCGCGGCGCTCCGCCAGATCAACGCGGAGTGGCTGGCGGAGGTGGAGCACTGGGTGGAGGGCGTCGACCCGGCCGCGCCGCCCGCCGACGAGCTGGCCCGGTGGCTGGGGGAGCAGCTCACGGACGACCGGGCGCGGATGGAGCTGGAGTACGAGCTGTACTTCGCCGCGCTGCGCCATGAGGGGCTGCGGCCGCTCGCCGCCGAGTGCCTGGACGAGATGGCCCGGATGCTGACGCGACTGGTGCCCGACGCGGCCACGGCGCGCGCGGTGGTGGCCCTGATCGACGGGCTGACGTTGCAGGTGCTGCTTGCGGACCGCCCGTACGACCGGGAGGACACCCGCGCCGCGCTGGCGCGGATCATGGGCGGGGACGGCGACGACGGGCCGCCCGCAGGCTGA